A stretch of Mya arenaria isolate MELC-2E11 chromosome 14, ASM2691426v1 DNA encodes these proteins:
- the LOC128218012 gene encoding protein tyrosine phosphatase domain-containing protein 1-like isoform X1 yields the protein MEPDPDEHLHPGEEGLEWEDESIKENKPKGLYSKTSEKARGFISTERQCALFCGGKKCKYCTGDGWEDNEKVIKGLYSHWVTDNILAMARPSNQAIEKHKLVEQFVEKDIRSIVNLQIAGEHADCGPHKLDPSGFLYNPQAFMEKGVFFYNFGWPDYGVASLSTILDMVKVMQFAVSQGKVAVHCHAGRGRTGVIIACYLVFTNRITGREAIHYIREKRPQSIQTRQQMQVIQEFEQYLQPFRTVYASRIFLKVRSPSPRQKGSHEFTLQQFLNRQRHILHGYEARRLKYVPKIVYTVCERMLELAKKGSSLQKQLEKAAQRSTTDLRKTFSTVSKNSTLSPSPVKQSVSKDSVTTISSKRKKPGLRALRNRMRSISMEDLADDKYSSVLKHADADIGSVASSNSASMLDDDEDDDNNSIVFGNSATDLRNLPEPGSSKMKYNCDSSSQTGTMSWSVDQSINTNDMSEDCVQTVAYALSADTIDKYVRERVEEYEEQLNSGDSAWLSLATEGDPHVLGLLLWDWLDQLKEPVLRAQDLNCILHYVTDPTTGLQKLEKGTKFTIEYLVKVISKLRPMKEATLLNIYEKLLSHLTHQWVVYDDTSGSSSWAGSTREVIVESEKEHWSDMKEDIAEKLFNFFHNLQREVESKHRVKSGNFS from the exons ATGGAGCCAGACCCAGATGAGCACCTGCATCCTGGAGAGGAGGGCCTGGAGTGGGAGGATGAGAGCATCAAAG AAAACAAGCCCAAGGGACTATACAGTAAAACTTCAGAGAAAGCTCGAGGTTTTATCTCCACAGAACGGCAATGTGCTCTCTTTTGTGGAGGCAAGAAATGCAAGTACTGCACTGGAGATGGATGGGAAGACAATGAAAAAGTCATCAAGGGACTGTATTCCCACTG GGTAACAGACAACATTCTTGCCATGGCACGGCCTTCAAACCAGGCCATTGAAAAACACAAACTTGTGGAGCAGTTTGTTGA GAAAGACATAAGGTCAATTGTGAACCTGCAAATAGCCGGAGAGCACGCAGACTGCGGCCCGCACAAACTGGACCCCAGCGGCTTTTTGTACAACCCCCAGGCATTTATGGAGAAAGGAG TATTTTTCTACAACTTTGGTTG GCCAGACTATGGGGTAGCCTCCCTTAGCACCATACTGGACATGGTTAAGGTGATGCAGTTTGCAGTATCTCAGGGCAAGGTGGCTGTACATTGTCATGCTGGCAGAG GTAGAACTGGTGTGATAATTGCATGCTATTTGGTGTTTACCAACCGTATAACAGGAAGGGAGGCAATCCATTACATCAGGGAAAAGCG TCCCCAGTCGATTCAAACCCGACAACAGATGCAAGTTATTCAGGAGTTCGAGCAGTATCTACAGCCCTTCCGGACAGTCTATGCCTCAAG AATTTTTCTCAAGGTCAGGAGCCCAAGCCCAAG GCAAAAAGGCAGCCATGAATTTACTCTACAGCAGTTCTTGAATAGGCAGCGTCATATTCTCCATGGTTACGAAGCCAGAAGACTCAAATATGTACCaaag ATTGTGTATACAGTGTGTGAAAGGATGCTGGAACTTGCCAAGAAAGGTAGCTCTCTACAAAAACAGCTGGAAAAAGCAGCCCAACGCTCCACTACTGATCTCCGAAAGACATTTTCTACTGTATCGAAGAATTCCACACTCTCTCCGTCCCCTGTGAAACAAAGTGTTTCAAAAGACTCAGTTACAACTATAAGCAGCAAACGCAAAAAGCCTGGACTTCGAGCACTGCGTAATCGAATGCGCAGTATAAGTATGGAGGACCTTGCGGATGATAAATATAGTTCAGTGCTCAAGCATGCGGATGCCGATATTGGATCAGTAGCAAGCTCAAACAGTGCAAGTATGTTAGACGATGATGAAGATGACGATAATAACTCGATAGTGTTTGGAAATAGTGCTACGGATTTGCGAAATCTACCTGAGCCAGGCTCAAGCAAGATGAAGTATAATTGTGATTCGTCATCCCAGACTGGTACCATGAGTTGGAGTGTGGACCAGTctataaatacaaatgatatgTCAGAAGACTGTGTACAAACAGTGGCTTATGCTTTGTCAGCTGATACAATAGATAAATATGTGCGAGAGAGAGTAGAAGAATATGAA GAACAGCTGAACAGTGGTGACAGTGCTTGGTTGTCATTGGCAACAGAAGGTGACCCACATGTGCTTGGATTGCTGCTTTGGGACTGGCTTGACCAGTTAAAG gaacCTGTACTAAGAGCACaagatttaaactgtattttacaCTACGTCACAGACCCAACAACTGGTCTGCAAAAACTGGAAAAG GGCACAAAATTCACTATAGAATACTTAGTTAAAGTAATCTCCAAATTACGACCAATGAAAGAAGCAACGCTACTCAACATTTACGAGAAACTACTCTCCCATCTGACACACCAGTGGGTGGTTTACGATGACACCAGCGGGAGCTCCAGCTGGGCGGGATCGACGCGCGAAGTCATCGTGGAAAGCGAGAAAGAACACTGGAGCGATATGAAGGAAGATATTGCTgagaaactcttcaatttttttcataatcttCAGAGAGAAGTGGAAAGCAAACATAGAGTTAAGTCGGGAAATTTTAGTTGA
- the LOC128218012 gene encoding protein tyrosine phosphatase domain-containing protein 1-like isoform X2 — MEPDPDEHLHPGEEGLEWEDESIKENKPKGLYSKTSEKARGFISTERQCALFCGGKKCKYCTGDGWEDNEKVIKGLYSHWVTDNILAMARPSNQAIEKHKLVEQFVEKDIRSIVNLQIAGEHADCGPHKLDPSGFLYNPQAFMEKGVFFYNFGWPDYGVASLSTILDMVKVMQFAVSQGKVAVHCHAGRGRTGVIIACYLVFTNRITGREAIHYIREKRPQSIQTRQQMQVIQEFEQYLQPFRTVYASRQKGSHEFTLQQFLNRQRHILHGYEARRLKYVPKIVYTVCERMLELAKKGSSLQKQLEKAAQRSTTDLRKTFSTVSKNSTLSPSPVKQSVSKDSVTTISSKRKKPGLRALRNRMRSISMEDLADDKYSSVLKHADADIGSVASSNSASMLDDDEDDDNNSIVFGNSATDLRNLPEPGSSKMKYNCDSSSQTGTMSWSVDQSINTNDMSEDCVQTVAYALSADTIDKYVRERVEEYEEQLNSGDSAWLSLATEGDPHVLGLLLWDWLDQLKEPVLRAQDLNCILHYVTDPTTGLQKLEKGTKFTIEYLVKVISKLRPMKEATLLNIYEKLLSHLTHQWVVYDDTSGSSSWAGSTREVIVESEKEHWSDMKEDIAEKLFNFFHNLQREVESKHRVKSGNFS, encoded by the exons ATGGAGCCAGACCCAGATGAGCACCTGCATCCTGGAGAGGAGGGCCTGGAGTGGGAGGATGAGAGCATCAAAG AAAACAAGCCCAAGGGACTATACAGTAAAACTTCAGAGAAAGCTCGAGGTTTTATCTCCACAGAACGGCAATGTGCTCTCTTTTGTGGAGGCAAGAAATGCAAGTACTGCACTGGAGATGGATGGGAAGACAATGAAAAAGTCATCAAGGGACTGTATTCCCACTG GGTAACAGACAACATTCTTGCCATGGCACGGCCTTCAAACCAGGCCATTGAAAAACACAAACTTGTGGAGCAGTTTGTTGA GAAAGACATAAGGTCAATTGTGAACCTGCAAATAGCCGGAGAGCACGCAGACTGCGGCCCGCACAAACTGGACCCCAGCGGCTTTTTGTACAACCCCCAGGCATTTATGGAGAAAGGAG TATTTTTCTACAACTTTGGTTG GCCAGACTATGGGGTAGCCTCCCTTAGCACCATACTGGACATGGTTAAGGTGATGCAGTTTGCAGTATCTCAGGGCAAGGTGGCTGTACATTGTCATGCTGGCAGAG GTAGAACTGGTGTGATAATTGCATGCTATTTGGTGTTTACCAACCGTATAACAGGAAGGGAGGCAATCCATTACATCAGGGAAAAGCG TCCCCAGTCGATTCAAACCCGACAACAGATGCAAGTTATTCAGGAGTTCGAGCAGTATCTACAGCCCTTCCGGACAGTCTATGCCTCAAG GCAAAAAGGCAGCCATGAATTTACTCTACAGCAGTTCTTGAATAGGCAGCGTCATATTCTCCATGGTTACGAAGCCAGAAGACTCAAATATGTACCaaag ATTGTGTATACAGTGTGTGAAAGGATGCTGGAACTTGCCAAGAAAGGTAGCTCTCTACAAAAACAGCTGGAAAAAGCAGCCCAACGCTCCACTACTGATCTCCGAAAGACATTTTCTACTGTATCGAAGAATTCCACACTCTCTCCGTCCCCTGTGAAACAAAGTGTTTCAAAAGACTCAGTTACAACTATAAGCAGCAAACGCAAAAAGCCTGGACTTCGAGCACTGCGTAATCGAATGCGCAGTATAAGTATGGAGGACCTTGCGGATGATAAATATAGTTCAGTGCTCAAGCATGCGGATGCCGATATTGGATCAGTAGCAAGCTCAAACAGTGCAAGTATGTTAGACGATGATGAAGATGACGATAATAACTCGATAGTGTTTGGAAATAGTGCTACGGATTTGCGAAATCTACCTGAGCCAGGCTCAAGCAAGATGAAGTATAATTGTGATTCGTCATCCCAGACTGGTACCATGAGTTGGAGTGTGGACCAGTctataaatacaaatgatatgTCAGAAGACTGTGTACAAACAGTGGCTTATGCTTTGTCAGCTGATACAATAGATAAATATGTGCGAGAGAGAGTAGAAGAATATGAA GAACAGCTGAACAGTGGTGACAGTGCTTGGTTGTCATTGGCAACAGAAGGTGACCCACATGTGCTTGGATTGCTGCTTTGGGACTGGCTTGACCAGTTAAAG gaacCTGTACTAAGAGCACaagatttaaactgtattttacaCTACGTCACAGACCCAACAACTGGTCTGCAAAAACTGGAAAAG GGCACAAAATTCACTATAGAATACTTAGTTAAAGTAATCTCCAAATTACGACCAATGAAAGAAGCAACGCTACTCAACATTTACGAGAAACTACTCTCCCATCTGACACACCAGTGGGTGGTTTACGATGACACCAGCGGGAGCTCCAGCTGGGCGGGATCGACGCGCGAAGTCATCGTGGAAAGCGAGAAAGAACACTGGAGCGATATGAAGGAAGATATTGCTgagaaactcttcaatttttttcataatcttCAGAGAGAAGTGGAAAGCAAACATAGAGTTAAGTCGGGAAATTTTAGTTGA